The proteins below are encoded in one region of Bacteroides uniformis:
- a CDS encoding TIM-barrel domain-containing protein, translated as MKLKNTSVYLLAGWMLAACSGGGFQKTENGVVVEVKQQQPTDVRKVRLEVMGEKLIHVSATPEKEFSKEQSLIVIPQQNKTDFKVEEQGDEVTVKTSELCAIVSKTTGEVRFTDADGKQILAEDSDGRTFTPVEVEGTKGYTVRQVFQSAGNDEAFYGLGQHQADEFNYKGKNEELFQYNTKVSVPFIVSNKNYGVLWDSYSLCRFGDPRDYSQLGDVFKLYDKEGKEGALTGTYIPGKKDVETLVRREDSLYFEHLDRAAHLSKVVNLPAEFPFGGSDVVYEGEIEPAESGLFRFILYYAGYMKVYIDNELVVPERWRTAWNPNSYKFAVNLEAGKRVPLKIEWKPDAGVSYCGLRVLSPVADEEQNKLSWWGEMQNEIDYYFVYGDDMDDVISGYRTLTGKSQIMPKWAMGYWQSREKYNTREEVLSTLKEFRERQIPIDNIVIDWLHWEQDSWGSHEFDPERFPDPKGMVDSIHAMNGRLMISVWPKFYATTDHFKEFDEKGWMYQQAIRDSIKDWVGPGYLGSFYDAYDADARKLFWKQMQDHYYPLGIDAWWMDASEPNIRDCTDLQYRKDLCGPTALGPSAKFFNAYALMNAEAIYDGQRGVEPDKRVFLLTRSGFAGLQRYSTATWSGDIATRWEDMKAQISAGLNFAVSGIPYWTMDIGGFCVENRYVAGQMEFNKTGRENADYKEWRELNTRWYQFGAFCPLFRAHGQYPYREVWNIAPAGHPCYNSIVYYTKLRYNMMPYIYSLAGMTYFNDYTIMRPLVMDFTADANVNNIGDQFMFGSALMVAPVYEYGARSREVYFPASCGWYDFYSGKYVDGGQKLTVDAPYERIPLYVCEGAIVPYGPDMQYSDEKPASEITLYVYTGKDGAFTLYEDEGVNYNYEKGQYATIPFAYNDAEGTLVIGDRTGDFPGMLKERTFNVVKVSKDQPQPFDLKAKGTTVKYDGKAQTVKL; from the coding sequence ATGAAATTGAAAAACACTTCAGTTTATTTGCTTGCCGGATGGATGCTCGCCGCATGTTCCGGAGGCGGATTCCAAAAGACCGAGAACGGTGTTGTTGTGGAAGTCAAGCAGCAGCAACCGACGGATGTGCGTAAAGTAAGATTAGAAGTAATGGGCGAGAAGCTCATTCATGTATCGGCTACTCCTGAGAAGGAATTTTCAAAGGAGCAGAGTCTCATTGTGATCCCTCAACAGAATAAGACCGACTTTAAGGTCGAAGAGCAGGGCGATGAAGTGACTGTCAAGACATCGGAATTATGTGCCATTGTGTCCAAGACAACGGGTGAGGTACGCTTCACGGATGCCGACGGCAAGCAGATTCTGGCTGAAGACTCTGACGGGCGGACCTTTACTCCGGTGGAAGTGGAAGGTACGAAAGGATATACAGTACGTCAGGTATTCCAGTCGGCAGGCAATGATGAGGCTTTCTATGGCTTGGGCCAGCACCAGGCGGATGAGTTCAACTATAAAGGTAAGAATGAGGAACTGTTCCAGTACAATACAAAGGTGTCTGTACCCTTCATCGTGTCTAATAAAAACTACGGTGTGCTTTGGGACAGCTATTCGCTCTGCCGTTTCGGTGACCCGCGTGACTACTCACAACTGGGTGATGTCTTCAAACTTTATGATAAAGAGGGCAAGGAAGGTGCTTTGACCGGTACATATATTCCGGGCAAGAAAGACGTGGAAACCCTTGTACGTCGTGAGGATTCTCTTTATTTTGAACATCTGGACCGTGCCGCACATCTGAGTAAGGTGGTTAATTTGCCTGCGGAGTTCCCGTTCGGAGGGTCCGACGTAGTTTATGAGGGAGAAATAGAACCGGCAGAAAGCGGCTTGTTCCGCTTCATCCTTTACTATGCAGGCTACATGAAAGTATATATTGATAATGAATTGGTGGTTCCCGAACGTTGGCGTACGGCTTGGAATCCTAACAGTTATAAGTTTGCTGTTAATCTGGAAGCGGGCAAGCGCGTTCCGTTGAAGATAGAGTGGAAGCCTGATGCCGGTGTTTCTTACTGCGGTCTGCGGGTATTGAGTCCGGTGGCTGATGAAGAACAGAACAAACTCTCTTGGTGGGGTGAAATGCAGAATGAAATAGACTACTACTTCGTTTATGGTGATGATATGGACGATGTGATTAGCGGCTACCGTACATTGACAGGTAAATCCCAGATTATGCCGAAATGGGCGATGGGTTACTGGCAGAGCCGTGAGAAGTACAATACGCGTGAGGAGGTTCTCTCCACTCTGAAAGAATTCCGCGAACGTCAGATTCCTATCGACAATATCGTAATCGACTGGCTGCACTGGGAGCAGGATTCTTGGGGAAGCCATGAGTTCGACCCCGAACGTTTCCCCGATCCGAAAGGAATGGTCGACTCCATCCATGCCATGAACGGACGTCTGATGATTTCCGTATGGCCCAAGTTCTATGCTACGACCGATCACTTCAAGGAATTTGATGAAAAAGGCTGGATGTACCAGCAGGCTATTAGAGACAGTATCAAAGACTGGGTAGGTCCCGGCTATCTGGGCTCTTTCTATGACGCATACGATGCCGATGCACGCAAGCTCTTCTGGAAGCAGATGCAAGACCATTACTATCCTCTCGGCATCGACGCCTGGTGGATGGATGCCAGCGAACCGAATATACGCGACTGTACGGATTTGCAATACCGCAAGGACCTTTGCGGCCCGACGGCACTCGGCCCCTCTGCCAAGTTCTTCAATGCATACGCACTGATGAATGCTGAAGCTATCTATGACGGACAGCGCGGCGTGGAACCGGACAAGCGCGTCTTCTTGTTGACACGTTCCGGCTTTGCAGGATTGCAACGCTATTCTACTGCCACCTGGAGTGGTGACATCGCTACCCGTTGGGAAGATATGAAAGCGCAAATCTCTGCCGGCTTGAACTTTGCTGTCAGCGGTATCCCTTATTGGACCATGGACATCGGCGGATTCTGTGTAGAGAACCGTTATGTGGCTGGTCAGATGGAATTCAACAAGACCGGACGTGAAAATGCTGATTATAAGGAATGGAGAGAGTTGAATACCCGTTGGTATCAGTTCGGCGCTTTCTGCCCGTTGTTCCGTGCACACGGCCAGTATCCGTACCGTGAGGTTTGGAATATTGCTCCGGCAGGACATCCGTGCTACAACTCCATCGTTTACTATACGAAGCTGCGTTACAACATGATGCCGTATATCTATTCTTTGGCTGGTATGACTTACTTCAATGATTATACCATCATGCGTCCGCTCGTAATGGACTTCACAGCTGATGCAAACGTCAACAATATAGGCGACCAGTTCATGTTCGGTTCTGCCCTGATGGTGGCTCCGGTTTACGAATACGGTGCACGCAGCCGCGAGGTTTATTTCCCGGCAAGCTGCGGTTGGTATGACTTCTACTCCGGCAAGTATGTGGACGGTGGCCAGAAGCTGACAGTAGATGCTCCTTATGAACGTATTCCGCTCTACGTATGCGAAGGTGCTATTGTACCTTATGGTCCGGATATGCAATACAGTGATGAAAAACCGGCTTCAGAAATCACCCTTTATGTTTATACGGGTAAGGACGGCGCATTTACGCTCTATGAGGATGAAGGTGTGAACTATAACTATGAGAAGGGACAATATGCCACTATACCGTTTGCCTATAACGATGCTGAGGGTACACTGGTTATCGGTGACCGTACGGGTGACTTCCCCGGTATGCTGAAGGAACGTACTTTCAATGTAGTGAAGGTAAGTAAAGACCAGCCGCAACCGTTCGATTTAAAGGCTAAAGGTACAACGGTGAAGTATGACGGAAAAGCACAAACCGTAAAATTATAA
- a CDS encoding cellulase family glycosylhydrolase has protein sequence MMKNIIEKFQICLVLSALLFSSFVAACSGNDDTVTPEITIPANILTDGMTFSKTGGTSTLNIKSNVALEVTSSAPEWCKVTAESSASSSILKYTVMAEVNTDTSDREARVTVKAGGSEVGSFTVKQTAADGLIISNSTSFDLPAVGGDVSVVVETNGDVQAVSDVSWIKAVNTRAMEDKIFKFTVSSNPLGAREGHITFTLGSLTETVTVKQGAGETGNMESDARTLAAKMYAGINIGNTLEACDNKNKIAGETLWGNPKVSEAYIKGLKALGFNAVRIPCAWDYYIVNPSTYEIDAAWLDRVSEVVGYCVANDMYAIVNIHWDGGWLEESITHGYSSEVDAKQKAIWTQIANKLNAYDEHLLFAGCNEPGQQDQGNVGTSAIDVILKYEQTFIDAVRATGGNNASRCLIVQGPYTNIDKTVNDYTMPKDEVPDRLMVEVHFYDPYQFTMMNHDETWSNVFLYWGKDNHVSGSIHNATGYEEDYVKQQFQKMKTAYADKGIPVIVGEYSAMKRAKEDKIEGTSELAYPDIDQEMHNKSRSYWNEVVTREAKNHGCVPFYWETGGDMNRGTGTPKEAYAIEGIMKGAEAGKYPY, from the coding sequence ATGATGAAGAATATCATTGAAAAATTCCAAATTTGCCTGGTGCTGTCGGCACTGCTTTTCTCTTCTTTCGTTGCCGCATGTTCCGGCAATGATGATACTGTGACTCCGGAAATAACGATTCCCGCGAACATTCTGACAGATGGAATGACTTTCTCCAAGACCGGAGGAACAAGTACGCTGAACATCAAGTCGAACGTTGCATTGGAAGTTACCAGCAGTGCACCGGAGTGGTGCAAGGTTACTGCCGAAAGTTCTGCTTCGAGTAGCATTTTGAAGTATACCGTTATGGCAGAAGTCAATACGGACACGAGCGACCGTGAAGCCAGGGTAACGGTGAAAGCCGGAGGCAGCGAAGTAGGGAGCTTCACAGTGAAACAGACGGCTGCGGACGGACTAATCATATCCAACTCTACCTCTTTCGACCTGCCAGCTGTGGGAGGAGATGTTTCTGTGGTGGTGGAAACCAATGGTGACGTACAGGCCGTTTCTGATGTTTCTTGGATAAAGGCGGTCAATACCCGTGCCATGGAAGACAAGATTTTCAAGTTTACCGTCTCTTCCAATCCTCTGGGAGCGCGCGAAGGCCATATCACTTTTACTTTGGGTAGCCTGACGGAGACTGTGACCGTAAAGCAGGGTGCGGGCGAAACCGGCAATATGGAAAGCGATGCCAGGACACTTGCCGCCAAGATGTATGCAGGTATCAATATCGGCAACACGCTGGAAGCTTGTGATAACAAGAACAAGATAGCGGGCGAAACGTTATGGGGAAATCCTAAAGTGAGCGAGGCATATATCAAAGGGCTGAAGGCATTGGGATTTAATGCGGTGCGCATCCCTTGCGCGTGGGATTACTACATTGTGAATCCATCGACCTATGAGATAGATGCTGCATGGCTCGACCGGGTGAGCGAAGTGGTGGGCTACTGTGTAGCCAATGATATGTATGCCATTGTCAATATCCATTGGGATGGCGGTTGGCTTGAAGAGAGTATCACCCATGGTTACAGCAGCGAAGTAGATGCCAAGCAGAAAGCTATCTGGACACAGATTGCCAATAAACTGAATGCTTATGACGAACACCTGCTCTTTGCCGGATGTAACGAACCCGGACAGCAAGACCAGGGGAACGTTGGCACATCGGCCATAGATGTCATCTTGAAATACGAACAGACCTTCATTGATGCCGTGCGTGCCACCGGAGGAAATAATGCGAGCCGTTGTCTGATTGTGCAAGGTCCTTATACCAATATTGACAAGACGGTGAATGACTACACGATGCCCAAGGATGAGGTACCCGACCGTCTGATGGTGGAAGTTCACTTCTATGATCCCTATCAGTTCACCATGATGAACCATGACGAAACCTGGAGCAATGTATTCCTTTATTGGGGTAAGGATAATCATGTATCCGGTTCCATTCATAATGCCACCGGTTACGAAGAAGATTATGTGAAGCAGCAATTCCAGAAGATGAAAACGGCCTATGCAGATAAGGGAATTCCTGTGATTGTAGGCGAGTATAGTGCCATGAAGCGGGCAAAAGAAGACAAGATAGAGGGGACTTCTGAACTTGCCTATCCTGATATTGACCAGGAGATGCATAACAAGAGCCGCTCCTATTGGAATGAGGTAGTCACCCGAGAGGCGAAAAACCACGGTTGTGTCCCCTTTTATTGGGAAACCGGCGGTGACATGAACCGTGGTACGGGTACGCCGAAGGAGGCTTATGCCATTGAGGGCATCATGAAGGGAGCCGAAGCCGGCAAATACCCTTATTGA
- a CDS encoding hybrid sensor histidine kinase/response regulator transcription factor: MKRLQLLLLWVWMVCFPAVSHDYMFKHLEVKDGLSNNQVNAIYKDSNGFMWFGTASGLNRYDGYNIKIYRSQKDDEKSLPDSYVEDIQEDTSGNLWIRTGGGYAIYNSASDVFDRNVEAWMWNIGLTGNPSLIYIDKEKTFWIYINGKGVYSYREEQKNAVAVKGADELLAKAEVSDMKECGEGILLVLSNGILVCIDEEKQNIKWTNPDIAEDCREVKNATFDLFVDHSGRAWIFSVEGMWIYSLSRKVWEQRSPRTDTYNTVRAVAQDKYGCIWVGRDQDGVELIEPAGRKIRLANEPNNGRTLSNNTITALYEDEAGTMWVGTYKKGISFYNESIFKFGIADVGDINCVEDGGGDIVWLGTNDRGLVRWNSVTDERMVFSHTADPHSISSDVIVCLLRDSSGRVWAGTFWGGLNCYDGNRFIHYRSRKGDSNSLVYDNVWALAEDADKNIWIGTLGGGLQCLNPQTGIFTTYSTGNSNLVSDYISSLCISCDNNLVIGTSAGMAFMDLRTGEITNFAGTKSGKTRLSNQNINQVYEDSRGLLWIATREGLNVYDSKRDELYEVPIKPGFSKLLILGITEDENKSIWISTGGELINVVLSVDSKTEQPVFRCYTYNDKDGLQSCDFNQRSLKRLHTGEIVVGGLYGLNRFQPGNIKYNRTLPKVMFTGFQLFNEDVKVGKEYAGRVILKEALNETEEVVLDYKQNVFTVLFASDNFVLPEKTQYFYKLEGFNENWLTSMSDMHRVTYTNLAPGTYILKVKATNSDGYAGTEEASLKIVILPPFWMTPWAYIVYALLIVGVVSFSLYAVQRRERNKFRIRQIEEDAKKREELSQMKFRFFTNVSHELRTPLTLIISPMESMMKEITDEKLHGKLQLMYRNAQRLLNLVNQLLDFRKNEMAGLHLTLSEGDIVAYVRSICASFLMLSEKKHVHLTFFSAMESLNMSFDEDKIGKVVMNLLSNAFKFTPDGGRVDVALEMSKEMSGRLLIKVSDTGVGIRDEDKERIFERFYQVEQEEPEHQSTGSGIGLSLVRDFVTLHEGTVRVVDNVGSGSVFLIELPVKHVHVSPSKPAPLAEEVEEHEELLPDMEEEPLPDDLPDDMEEDNEDEKEKPLALIVDDNEDLVAFMKDSLSLYFRIQSASNGREAWQKIPELMPDIIVSDVMMPEMDGNELCRWVKTDKRTSDIPMILLTARQAVEDKVEGLTIGADDYVTKPFNVEILILRMRKLIDLSKKRKAKSLIDPEPSEIAITSLDEKLVENAIKYVEANIGRCDLSVEELSRGLGMSRVHLYKKLLQITGKTPIEFIRVIRLKRAAQMLRESQQNVSEIAYQLGFNNPKYFSKYFKDEFGVLPSVYQEREGR, translated from the coding sequence ATGAAAAGACTGCAACTACTGCTCTTGTGGGTTTGGATGGTATGTTTCCCTGCTGTTTCACACGACTACATGTTTAAACATTTGGAAGTGAAAGACGGACTTTCCAATAATCAGGTTAATGCTATTTATAAAGATTCAAACGGATTCATGTGGTTTGGTACAGCTTCGGGGCTGAATCGCTATGATGGTTACAATATTAAGATTTATCGCAGCCAGAAAGATGATGAGAAATCTCTTCCCGATAGTTATGTCGAGGATATACAAGAAGATACGTCCGGTAATTTGTGGATACGTACGGGAGGCGGGTATGCCATTTACAACTCGGCTTCCGATGTTTTTGACCGTAATGTGGAAGCCTGGATGTGGAACATCGGTCTGACCGGAAATCCTTCACTTATCTATATTGATAAGGAAAAGACTTTCTGGATCTATATTAATGGTAAAGGTGTTTACAGCTATAGAGAGGAACAGAAAAATGCCGTAGCAGTAAAGGGGGCGGATGAACTGCTTGCGAAAGCCGAAGTGTCCGACATGAAAGAATGCGGCGAAGGAATCCTGCTGGTTCTGAGTAACGGTATCTTGGTTTGTATAGATGAGGAAAAGCAAAATATCAAGTGGACCAATCCGGACATTGCCGAAGATTGCAGGGAAGTAAAGAATGCTACCTTTGATTTGTTTGTCGACCATAGTGGGCGGGCGTGGATATTCAGTGTGGAGGGGATGTGGATTTATAGCCTTTCTCGGAAGGTTTGGGAACAGCGTTCTCCCCGAACGGACACCTACAATACCGTACGTGCAGTGGCACAGGATAAATACGGATGTATATGGGTAGGCAGGGATCAGGATGGCGTTGAATTGATAGAACCGGCGGGACGGAAAATCCGTCTGGCGAATGAACCTAATAACGGGCGTACTCTGTCCAACAATACAATAACGGCTCTTTATGAAGATGAGGCCGGTACGATGTGGGTGGGAACCTACAAGAAAGGCATCTCTTTCTATAATGAAAGCATTTTCAAGTTCGGTATTGCCGATGTAGGCGACATCAATTGCGTGGAGGACGGAGGCGGTGACATCGTATGGCTGGGAACCAACGACCGCGGGCTGGTGCGCTGGAATAGCGTGACAGATGAACGTATGGTTTTTTCGCATACGGCAGATCCCCACTCTATCTCGAGTGATGTCATAGTCTGCCTTCTTCGGGACAGTAGCGGCAGAGTGTGGGCTGGTACTTTCTGGGGCGGACTGAATTGCTATGATGGGAACCGCTTTATCCATTACCGGTCCCGTAAGGGAGACAGTAACTCGCTGGTCTATGACAATGTATGGGCATTGGCAGAAGATGCGGACAAAAATATCTGGATCGGTACGTTAGGGGGAGGATTGCAATGCCTGAATCCTCAGACGGGGATATTTACCACCTATTCTACAGGTAATTCAAACCTTGTGTCGGACTATATCTCATCCCTCTGCATCAGCTGTGACAATAATCTGGTTATCGGTACTTCGGCAGGGATGGCTTTCATGGACCTGAGGACCGGCGAGATTACAAATTTTGCAGGTACAAAATCGGGTAAGACCAGACTTTCCAACCAAAATATCAATCAAGTTTACGAAGATAGTCGCGGTTTGCTATGGATAGCCACGCGTGAAGGCTTGAATGTATATGACAGCAAACGGGATGAATTGTACGAAGTGCCTATCAAGCCCGGTTTCTCCAAACTATTGATATTAGGTATTACGGAAGATGAAAACAAAAGTATATGGATCAGCACCGGAGGAGAACTGATAAACGTGGTGTTGTCCGTTGACAGCAAGACGGAGCAGCCCGTGTTCCGTTGCTATACCTATAATGACAAGGACGGGTTGCAGAGTTGTGACTTCAACCAGCGTTCCCTCAAACGACTGCATACGGGCGAGATTGTAGTGGGAGGACTGTATGGGCTGAATCGCTTCCAGCCGGGCAACATAAAGTATAACCGTACGTTGCCCAAGGTTATGTTTACCGGTTTCCAGTTGTTCAATGAAGACGTGAAGGTGGGCAAGGAGTATGCAGGACGTGTCATCTTGAAGGAAGCTTTGAATGAAACAGAAGAAGTTGTCTTGGATTATAAGCAGAATGTGTTCACGGTGCTGTTTGCGTCGGACAATTTCGTGCTGCCCGAAAAGACACAGTATTTCTATAAATTGGAAGGATTTAATGAGAACTGGCTGACGAGTATGTCCGATATGCATCGCGTTACCTATACCAATCTGGCTCCGGGGACTTACATCTTAAAAGTGAAGGCTACAAACAGTGACGGATATGCGGGCACTGAAGAGGCTTCGCTCAAGATTGTCATTCTTCCGCCTTTCTGGATGACTCCGTGGGCATATATCGTTTATGCTCTTCTGATAGTAGGAGTTGTTTCCTTTTCACTTTATGCCGTACAACGGAGGGAACGTAATAAGTTCAGAATCCGCCAGATAGAGGAAGATGCGAAGAAGAGGGAGGAGTTGAGCCAGATGAAATTCCGCTTTTTTACGAATGTCAGCCATGAGTTGCGTACGCCGCTTACGCTGATTATATCGCCGATGGAAAGTATGATGAAGGAGATTACGGACGAAAAACTGCATGGCAAGCTGCAACTGATGTACCGCAATGCGCAGCGTTTGTTGAATTTGGTCAACCAGTTGCTCGATTTCCGTAAGAATGAGATGGCAGGATTGCATCTCACTTTGTCCGAGGGGGATATTGTGGCGTATGTGCGTAGCATCTGTGCTTCTTTCCTGATGCTTTCTGAAAAGAAACATGTACATCTGACATTTTTTTCGGCCATGGAATCGCTGAATATGTCATTCGACGAGGATAAAATTGGTAAAGTTGTGATGAATCTTCTATCCAATGCCTTCAAATTTACCCCGGACGGGGGACGTGTGGATGTGGCATTGGAAATGTCGAAAGAGATGTCCGGAAGATTGCTGATAAAGGTATCGGATACCGGTGTTGGCATTAGGGATGAAGACAAGGAGCGAATTTTTGAACGTTTCTATCAGGTGGAGCAGGAAGAACCGGAACACCAGTCAACGGGTAGCGGTATTGGCTTGAGCCTGGTACGCGACTTTGTGACGCTGCATGAGGGCACGGTGCGCGTTGTTGACAATGTGGGGTCCGGTAGTGTGTTCCTGATTGAGCTTCCGGTTAAACATGTGCATGTAAGTCCTTCCAAGCCTGCACCGCTTGCAGAAGAGGTGGAAGAGCATGAGGAACTTTTGCCGGATATGGAAGAGGAACCGCTTCCGGATGATTTGCCGGACGATATGGAGGAGGATAATGAAGATGAAAAAGAGAAGCCGTTGGCCCTGATTGTGGATGATAATGAAGATTTGGTTGCCTTCATGAAAGATAGTCTGAGCTTGTATTTCCGTATACAGTCAGCTTCCAATGGCCGGGAAGCTTGGCAGAAAATACCGGAACTGATGCCGGATATTATTGTCAGCGACGTAATGATGCCCGAGATGGATGGGAATGAATTGTGCCGCTGGGTGAAGACCGATAAACGCACGAGTGACATTCCGATGATATTGCTCACTGCACGGCAGGCTGTGGAAGATAAAGTGGAGGGGTTGACCATCGGTGCGGATGATTATGTGACGAAACCTTTCAATGTGGAAATCCTTATTCTGCGTATGCGCAAGTTGATTGACCTGAGCAAGAAGCGCAAGGCAAAGTCGCTCATTGACCCCGAACCAAGTGAAATAGCCATTACTTCGTTGGATGAAAAGCTGGTGGAAAATGCCATCAAATATGTGGAGGCGAACATCGGTCGGTGTGACTTGTCCGTAGAAGAGTTGAGTCGGGGGTTGGGTATGAGCCGGGTACATCTTTACAAGAAACTCTTGCAGATAACCGGTAAGACACCTATTGAATTTATCCGTGTCATCCGTCTGAAAAGAGCGGCGCAGATGCTGCGCGAGAGTCAGCAAAATGTATCGGAGATAGCGTATCAGTTGGGCTTTAACAACCCCAAGTATTTCAGCAAATATTTCAAGGATGAATTCGGTGTTTTGCCCTCTGTTTATCAGGAAAGAGAGGGTAGATAA